The following proteins are encoded in a genomic region of Cryptococcus neoformans var. neoformans JEC21 chromosome 2 sequence:
- a CDS encoding efflux protein, putative → MSGIIPPFQGQFSIEALAPRAEGLATTSRQVSLPPDPSSTTLYESQSATTSGEVNLEKTSTLGTNINSCASNESRQERGIQEEPALQTLQGLPSKTATIEHSGPARLSTPHLIAISAILTFTMCMSSAGQQTLNIALPTIQTDLGMSESDLQWITSAYTLTNGCFLLLSGRLADIHGRKKVFLVGVVWYSIWTLVGGFMKNGAALVITRALAGCGASMSTPSAVGIIAHTFTGRARSTAFASFSAGAPVGGALGLILGGLFTSYVKNTWRGALYCVAGLAFAVSICAFFLIPNDGSHSSDRRVDWIGAVLVTVGLIFLLFAVSDGENAPNGWKTSYVLALLIIGFFLVVAFFFWERYIINNTTRPPLMRLQLWTRAKGRLASVYFIGFVAWMGFTSLFYHTTLFYQQVQGTGAVGAMLRFLPTSVSGILCNVLVAFLVSKVKTQYLVCTGLLATGIANLLMALSQKDTLYWRLPFNAMWLSVMGADFLMATSLIFVAALALPDEQSVAGALFQTLIQLGGSFGLAVTSVISNVENQKALRAGKDETEAQLTGLHAAFWLAAAMSFTALVIALIALKGMGTIGKGDKRGKLSENKHKEEEKEEEKYAVQGRDENDDKAV, encoded by the exons ATGTCCGGTATAATACCCCCCTTTCAAGGTCAATTCTCAATTGAGGCTTTGGCCCCAAGGGCCGAGGGGCTTGCGACCACTTCCAGGCAGGTTTCTTTGCCGCCAGATCCTTCGTCTACGACTCTGTATGAGTCACAATCAGCAACGACGTCTGGAGAGGTAAATTTGGAAAAGACATCTACTCTGGGAACAAACATCAACTCTTGTGCTTCGAACGAATCAAGGCAAGAGAGAGGTATCCAAGAAGAGCCCGCTCTCCAAACTCTTCAGGGTTTGCCGTCCAAGACAGCAACAATAGAACACTCCGGTCCAGCTCGGCTATCCACCCCCCATCTAATAGCTATCTCCGCTATTCTTACATTCACAATGTGTATGTCTTCCGCTGGTCAACAAACCCTCAATATAGCCCTTCCCACCATCCAGACAGATCTCGGCATGTCTGAGTCCGACCTGCAGTGGATAACTTCCGCTTATACCTTGACCAACGGATGTTTTCTCTTATTGAGTGGAAGGTTAGCGGACATTcatggaaggaaaaaagtcTTCCTGGTAGGAGTGGTTTGGTATTCTATCTGGACGCTAGTCGGAGGTTtcatgaagaatggagCGGCCCTGGTCATCACTAGAGCTTTAGCGGGGTGCGGGGCCTCCATGAG CACTCCAAGCGCGGTTGGTATCATCGCACACACATTCACAGGTCGAGCGCGATCTACGGCGtttgcttctttctctgctgGTGCCCCTGTTGGTGGCGCTCTCGGTTTAATTCTCGGAGGTCTCTTCACATCTTATGTCAAGAATACGTGGCGCGGCGCTCTCTACTGTGTAGCCGGCCTGGCTTTTGCGGTTTCCATCTGTGCATTCTTTCTGATTCCCAATGATGGCTCTCATTCGAGCGATCGCCGTGTTGACTGGATAGGCGCCGTTTTGGTGACTGTGGGTTTAATATTCTTGCTTTTCGCCGTCAGCGACGGTGAAAATGCACCGAATGGGTGGAAGACCAGCT ATGTACTTGCACTTTTAATCATCGGCTTCTTTCTCGTGGTggcattcttcttttgggAAAGGTATATCATTAATAACACCACCCGTCCTCCTCTCATGCGTCTTCAACTATGGACCCGAGCTAAGGGGAGGCTCGCATCAGTCTATTTTATTGGTTTCGTCGCTTGGATGGGATTCACA TCCTTGTTCTATCACACTACATTGTTTTACCAGCAAGTACAAGGAACCGGTGCTGTTGGTGCTATGCTTCGTTTTTTGCCCACATCAGTTTCGGGTATCCTCTGTAATGTTCTCGTTGCATTCCTAGTCAGCAAAGTTAAGACGCAGTATCTGGTTTGCACTGGACTTTTGGCAACAGG AATAGCTAATCTGTTGATGGCTTTGTCTCAAAAAGACACGCTTTACTGGAGATTACCATTTAACGCCATGTGGCTATCTGTCATGGGTGCTGATTT CCTTATGGCTACAAGCCTCATCTTTGTCGCAGCACTTGCGCTTCCAGACGAACAGTCCGTTGCCGGGGCACTTTTCCAAACACTTATTCAACTCGGTGGATCCTTCGGTTTGGCAGTGACGTCTGTCATTTCCAACGTTGAGAATCAAAAGGCTCTTAGGGCAGGGAAAGATGAGACTGAAGCTCAGTTGACAGGTTTACACGCCGCGTTCTGGCTTGCGGCCGCAATGAGTTTTACCGCCCTGGTTATTGCTCTGATCGCGCTCAAAGGAATGGGCACGATCGGGAAAGGTGATAAGCGCGGAAAATTGTCCGAGAATAAGCataaggaagaagaaaaggaggaagagaaataTGCGGTTCAAGGACGTGAcgaaaatgatgataagGCGGTCTGA
- a CDS encoding expressed protein — protein sequence MAPPAKPASTPKRKPFTPKPPRPAEERLPKLYRALTDQVDDGYFENAIKTCKKILTLDASSRTAFQTLLFLHLQTDDYTSALSLLDHPSHEESLGFERAYCLYRLHREKEALEVLKGLSEKGRKIDHLEAQILYRLGEYSQAQEIYEGMLADCDVSSPEHADIVTNLSATTAHLDFDTHGYHSHLSTTVSSTSQTPMNTADLENIVPSLPTGWSSGGLAATVEKKTATVKAPEEKNERSRPRHKLPKGAVAGKEFTEDPERWIPLRQRLSYITAQSKKKGAKESMGTGFTQGSTGGHSGGSGGGGKNKKGKRK from the exons ATGGCCCCACCCGCAAAGCCTGCTTCAACGCCAAAGCGCAAACCATTCACTCCCAAGCCTCCCCGACCAGCAGAGGAACGCTTGCCTAAACTCTATCGTGCCTTGACGGACCAAGTGGATGATGGGTATTTTGAAAACGCCATCAAAACCTGTAAGAAGA TTTTGACCCTTGACGCCTCAAGCCGAACTGCTTTCCAGACCCTTTTGTTCCTGCACCTTCAAACCGATGATTACACCTCCGCGCTCTCGCTTCTCGACCATCCGTCTCATGAAGAATCACTTGGTTTTGAAAGAGCATATTGCTTATACAGACTCCAtagagagaaagaggcaCTGGAAGTCTTGAAGGGGTTGAGTGAGAAGGGCCGTAAGATAGACCATCTAGAGGCGCAAATC TTATATCGTCTAGGCGAGTACAGCCAGGCGCAAGAAATTTACGAGGGAATGCTTGCCGACTGCGATGTT TCATCCCCAGAACATGCTGATATTGTCACCAACCTATCCGCTACCACAGCGCACCTCGACTTCGACACTCACGGATACCATTCCCACCTCTCCACTACGGTCTCCTCTACATCCCAAACCCCGATGAACACTGCAGACCTTGAGAACATTGTGCCTTCTTTGCCTACTGGCTGGTCATCGGGTGGTCTGGCAGCTACAGTGGAAAAGAAAACGGCAACAGTCAAGGCGccggaagagaagaatgaaagaagCAGGCCCAGGCATAAGTTACCTAAGGGGGCTGTTGCTGGAAAGGAATTCACAGAAGAT CCCGAAAGGTGGATCCCTCTTCGCCAGAGATTGTCATACATTACTGCTCagagcaaaaagaagggcGCCAAGGAGAGTATGGGTACGGGCTTCACGCAGGGAAGTACTGGCGGCCACTCTGGAGGCagtggcggcggcggaaagaacaagaaagGTAAAAGGAAATAA
- a CDS encoding expressed protein: protein MSHSPSASPRLRPFAIPIRKPEETSNLQALPIDDRNDDTGCVKTRPQEESCHAPIPPEPCSPDLSKLKVTDDEEISPTRVQNLWSTPSKKKEEWTYQTPRRFSLASTPSTTPGLTSTPFTSRSSFTADSNNTPHTPYTPGFVGYRRHSDSSDELSCLSGKVSTSAGHSIETLGRYLLITQVPNEVSEFEFRDMIQSMADFKALIVKHLKSKGCIIIVFYDLRQNLKVYERLQEGPVTIGVAHPMVQLQCMPVSRDVVETVTGHGGAWDQVWKTSESTIKIEIKGGHPVTTEVMENVMQSIGDVRQIDPIGYDGREFAVDFYDTRDAAQSITDLNGRTAGQALLCVDYHDHRDKEYLYSRPSNNRAFSLGSAAYIPGCLSASRLESTSSDAFNLTRIADGNSDLRTPSNMALNTLRTDDFFSSHPSSLTPSKQSVAAPDFACSTSPSWSLDKSFFDYETPPRILSLSRRLSEAGTVQGLVNRADMAARARQKQGLGGHWDANDRKAIPEQNRVFPERIMAGLDSRTTVMVKDVPNKLSRQELVDILNRVVPGEFDFVYLRFDFKNCCNVGYAFVNFCSVQSLLRFIQARVGKKWNLFSSEKVLQVSYADIQGKLALINKFRNSAVMGVIEPWRPQIFYSSGTLKGQPEPFPDSDNLAVRERSGLSQTSIFSTQPSSLFHSQHRPYDYTSASFDHSF from the exons ATGTCTCATTCACCAAGTgcttctcctcgtcttAGACCATTTGCCATTCCTATTAGGAAGCCTGAAGAGACTAGCAATCT CCAAGCGTTGCCCATTGATGACAGGAACGATGACACCGGGTGTGTCAAG ACAAGACCCCAGGAGGAATCCTGTCATGCTCCAATACCTCCTGAGCCCTGTTCACCTGACCTGTCCAAGCTCAAAGTCACCGATGACGAAGAAATTTCCCCCACCCGAGTGCAG AACTTGTGGTCTACTccaagcaagaagaaggaag AATGGACTTATCAAACCCCTCGCCGTTTTTCCCTCGCCAGCACGCCCTCTACTACACCGGGGTTGACCAGTACACCCTTTACCTCCCGGTCTTCTTTCACCGCCGATTCGAATAACACGCCTCATACTCCCTACACCCCAGGGTTTGTCGGATATCGGCGACACTCTGATAGTAGTGATGAGCTCAGTTGTCTTTCAGGAAAAGTCAGCACCTCCGCAGGGCATTCAATTGAGACCTTGGGAAGATATCTGCTC ATTACTCAGGTGCCGAATGAGGTTAGCGAATTTGAATTTCGGGACATGATTCAG AGTATGGCAGACTTCAAAGCCCTCATCGTAAAGCATCTAAAAAGTAAAGGTTGC ATCATCATCGTTTTCTACGACCTTAGACAGAACCTCAAGGTTTACGAACGGCTTCAGGAAGGTCCGGTCACCATCGGGGTAGCACATCCTATGGTCCAGCTTCAATGTATGCCAGTCTCCAGAGATGTGGTCGAGACT GTCACTGGTCATGGAGGAGCGTGGGATCAAGTTTGGAAGACTTCTGAGTCAACCATCAAGATTGAGATCAAGGGCGGGCATCCTGTAACTACAGAAGTCATGGAG AACGTTATGCAATCGATAGGAGACGTTCGCCAGATTGACCCCATTGGTTATGACGGGCGAGAGTTCGCTGTCGATTTTTACGATACTCGTGATGCGGCACAGTCTATCACGGACCTTAATGGCCGCACTGCTGGACAGGCCCTGCTATGTGTTGATTACCATGATCATAGAGATAAAGAATATCTTTATTCCCGACCTTCAAATAACCGAGCATTCTCCTTGGGGTCTGCGGCCTACATTCCTGGTTGTCTGAGCGCGTCCCGGCTAGAGTCGACTTCATCGGATGCCTTCAACCTGACTCGTATCGCAGACGGCAATTCAGACTTGCGCACGCCCTCCAACATGGCCCTCAATACACTCAGAACAGATgacttcttttcttctcatccctcttctttgacaCCGTCGAAGCAAAGTGTTGCAGCTCCAGATTTCGCCTGTAGCACGTCTCCCTCCTGGTCTCTTGACAAATCGTTTTTCGATTATGAAACCCCTCCTCGCATCTTGTCCCTATCAAGAAGGCTTTCCGAGGCTGGTACTGTACAAGGTCTTGTTAACCGCGCGGATATGGCGGCAAGAGCAAGGCAGAAGCAAGGCTTAGGTGGCCATTGGGACGCTAACGATCGTAAAGCTATTCCGGAGCAAAATAGAGTATTCCCCGAGAGGATTATGGCCG GTCTGGACAGTCGCACCACAGTAATGGTAAAAGATGTCCCC AACAAATTATCTCGACAAGAGCTGGTTGATATTCTTAATCGAGTTGTTCCGGGCGAATTCGACTTTGTATACCTGCGCTTTGACTTCAAGAATTGTTGCAAT GTGGGGTATGCGTTCGTCAATTTTTGCTCTGTCCAGTCACTTTTGCGTTTCATTCAAGCGCGGGTAGGGAAAAAATGGAACTTGTTTTCCAGTGAGAAGGTCCTCCAA GTATCGTACGCGGACATACA GGGGAAATTGGCCCTTATCAATAAGTTTAG AAATTCTGCCGTAATGGGTGTCATTGAGCCTTGGCGCCCTCAAATATTCTATTCCAGTGGAACATTGAAGGGTCAACCG GAACCTTTTCCCGAT